A window from SAR324 cluster bacterium encodes these proteins:
- the aztA gene encoding zinc ABC transporter ATP-binding protein AztA, with the protein MHALRFNNLTLGYDHQPAIHQLDTEIAVGSLTAVVGPNGAGKSTLLKGVIGTLVPMEGSLALGSISRENIAYLPQQSDIDRSFPITVIDLVAMGLWREIGPFGWLSAAQQSLVEKAIAAVGLSGFESRIIGSLSGGQMQRVLFARLLLQDAQMVLLDEPFNAIDTRTMTDLLRIIKRWHVEGRTILAVLHNHDTVRTHFPETLMIARELVAHGPTESVLTAENQFRARQMCEACAGPPHVCGRSVA; encoded by the coding sequence ATGCACGCTCTTCGGTTCAACAACCTTACTCTGGGGTATGATCATCAACCTGCTATCCATCAGCTAGATACTGAAATTGCTGTTGGAAGTCTGACTGCTGTAGTGGGTCCCAACGGTGCTGGAAAATCGACGCTGCTTAAGGGTGTGATTGGGACGCTCGTTCCTATGGAGGGGAGTTTGGCTTTAGGCTCAATCAGCCGGGAAAATATAGCTTATCTGCCGCAGCAATCCGATATCGATCGTTCATTCCCAATTACAGTAATTGACCTTGTTGCAATGGGCTTGTGGAGAGAAATTGGTCCATTCGGCTGGCTCAGCGCAGCACAACAAAGCCTTGTCGAAAAGGCAATTGCTGCTGTCGGACTATCTGGCTTCGAATCCAGAATCATTGGTTCCCTTTCAGGGGGTCAGATGCAGCGTGTTCTCTTTGCAAGGCTGCTTCTCCAAGATGCACAAATGGTATTATTAGATGAGCCTTTCAACGCCATCGATACCCGTACAATGACTGACTTACTCAGGATTATCAAACGCTGGCATGTAGAGGGGCGGACTATTCTGGCTGTACTGCACAATCATGATACCGTCCGGACTCATTTTCCAGAAACGCTGATGATAGCTCGGGAACTGGTAGCCCATGGACCGACAGAAAGTGTTTTAACTGCAGAAAACCAATTCCGTGCTCGACAGATGTGTGAAGCTTGTGCCGGACCACCCCATGTTTGCGGACGAAGTGTAGCATGA